One Magnetococcales bacterium DNA segment encodes these proteins:
- the dprA gene encoding DNA-protecting protein DprA has protein sequence MNTVCCPESRYDSDSSDPVPWMQLALSATLSPRQKRRLLNCFGTPEALFGAGRQALSILPEVGPVLAERLCRPVAPQIAREALNRLANLGGRMILRDDADYPPPLREIADPPPWLFVLGNTDHLHALRPMAVVGTRQASPDGARMAWQLSLEMSRQGMTVVSGLAIGIDTAAHHGAIKGGGATVAVQATGLDIDYPRSNIALRQRIREQGCLITEAALGTPPHPYLFPARNRIISGLSLGVVVVEAGEHSGSLITARLALEQGRTVFSVPGVISDPRTRGTHRLLREGARLLENIQDILEEMGWPSRNDDDPTQVAREAQRVLTLLNNGPLDGNTLARDSRLTVAALSRILLHLEMSERIERLPGHLYGLRRPGISDSTQTD, from the coding sequence ATGAATACCGTGTGTTGTCCCGAAAGCCGTTACGATTCGGACAGTTCCGATCCGGTACCCTGGATGCAACTGGCCCTGAGCGCCACCCTCTCCCCCCGGCAGAAGAGACGCTTGCTGAACTGCTTCGGCACCCCGGAAGCCCTGTTCGGCGCTGGACGACAGGCCTTGTCCATCCTGCCGGAAGTGGGACCGGTCCTGGCGGAACGCCTGTGCCGGCCGGTAGCCCCGCAAATCGCCCGGGAGGCCCTCAACCGCCTGGCCAATCTGGGTGGTCGCATGATCCTGCGGGACGATGCCGACTATCCGCCCCCCTTGCGCGAGATCGCCGATCCGCCGCCCTGGCTCTTCGTTCTGGGCAATACCGACCATCTGCACGCCCTGCGCCCCATGGCGGTGGTCGGCACCCGTCAGGCCAGCCCGGACGGGGCGCGCATGGCCTGGCAACTGAGTCTGGAAATGAGCCGTCAGGGCATGACCGTGGTCAGCGGTCTGGCCATCGGCATCGACACCGCCGCCCATCACGGCGCCATCAAGGGCGGCGGCGCCACCGTGGCGGTGCAGGCCACCGGCCTCGACATCGATTATCCCCGCAGCAACATCGCCCTGCGCCAGCGCATTCGCGAACAGGGCTGCCTGATCACCGAAGCCGCCCTCGGCACCCCGCCCCATCCCTATCTCTTCCCGGCCCGCAACCGCATCATCAGCGGCCTCTCCCTGGGGGTCGTGGTGGTCGAAGCCGGGGAACACTCCGGATCCCTGATCACCGCCCGCCTGGCCCTGGAACAGGGACGAACCGTCTTTTCGGTTCCGGGCGTGATCAGCGACCCCCGCACCCGGGGAACCCATCGCTTGTTGCGGGAAGGCGCCAGGTTGCTGGAAAACATCCAGGACATCCTGGAAGAGATGGGATGGCCGAGCCGAAACGACGACGACCCGACCCAGGTGGCCCGGGAAGCGCAACGGGTACTCACCCTGCTGAACAACGGCCCTCTCGACGGCAATACACTGGCACGGGATAGCCGATTGACAGTGGCGGCACTTTCCCGCATTTTACTTCATCTTGAAATGAGCGAGCGCATCGAGCGGCTGCCCGGCCACTTGTACGGACTGCGGCGCCCTGGAATATCGGATTCTACTCAAACAGATTGA
- the plsY gene encoding glycerol-3-phosphate 1-O-acyltransferase PlsY: MTNIEIMDVVWVASSYMLGAVPFGLVVARLAGAGDVRRTGSGNIGATNVLRTAGKTAGAITLMLDMLKGALPVLLSVAANGAESTLTACVTLAAFSGHCYPVYLGFRGGKGVATGLGVFLAWTPWHGLGAVLAWLAGAKFWKISSLGGLLAFGSLPVTLWIWPPAPLAPFIALAVSGVVFWRHRANIRRLWLGTEPRIGATKESGSTTG; this comes from the coding sequence ATGACAAACATCGAAATCATGGATGTGGTTTGGGTTGCCAGCTCCTATATGTTGGGCGCTGTGCCCTTTGGCCTTGTGGTGGCCAGACTGGCGGGAGCCGGCGATGTCCGCCGGACGGGCAGCGGTAATATCGGAGCGACCAACGTGTTGCGCACGGCGGGGAAAACCGCCGGAGCGATAACTTTGATGCTGGACATGTTAAAAGGCGCGTTGCCGGTATTGTTATCCGTTGCGGCGAACGGGGCGGAGTCCACCTTGACCGCATGCGTTACCCTGGCTGCATTTTCGGGACACTGTTATCCGGTCTACCTGGGCTTTCGTGGCGGCAAAGGGGTGGCCACCGGATTGGGGGTCTTTCTGGCCTGGACCCCATGGCACGGATTGGGAGCGGTCTTGGCATGGCTTGCAGGAGCGAAATTCTGGAAAATCAGCTCGCTGGGAGGTCTTCTGGCCTTCGGCTCCCTGCCGGTGACCCTGTGGATCTGGCCACCGGCGCCGCTGGCGCCGTTCATCGCCCTGGCGGTGAGCGGAGTGGTCTTCTGGCGGCATCGGGCCAACATCCGACGGCTGTGGCTGGGCACGGAACCGCGCATCGGCGCGACCAAAGAGTCCGGGTCCACCACGGGGTAG